The Hyphomicrobiales bacterium genome has a segment encoding these proteins:
- a CDS encoding GntR family transcriptional regulator: MQIRDLLVRRLGSEYSPGDRFPTEQALTDEFGVSRETVREALSGLEKDGILRRHRGRGTFVACLPAERPDERLTGPVEGFTELKLDTEARILKSGVCNLPPAFFSRHGIPAGRPFYLIRRLRLLDGAPLALHDAFMPVEVGVRIDRLDLRHTTIMGELRDTLSIPIRERWQQIDATVADTEMAGPLNVPIGAPL; this comes from the coding sequence TTGCAGATCCGCGACCTGCTGGTCCGGCGTCTCGGCAGCGAATACAGCCCCGGCGACCGCTTCCCCACCGAGCAGGCCTTGACCGACGAATTCGGCGTCAGCCGCGAGACCGTACGCGAGGCACTTTCCGGCTTGGAAAAGGATGGAATCCTCCGCCGCCATCGGGGCCGAGGCACGTTTGTCGCCTGCCTGCCCGCCGAACGCCCGGACGAACGCCTGACGGGTCCGGTCGAGGGGTTCACCGAGCTAAAGCTCGACACCGAGGCGCGGATCCTTAAATCAGGCGTTTGCAACCTGCCGCCAGCGTTTTTCAGCCGCCATGGTATTCCCGCCGGGCGGCCGTTCTATCTGATTCGTCGGCTTCGGCTGCTGGACGGAGCGCCGTTGGCGCTTCACGATGCGTTCATGCCGGTGGAGGTCGGCGTCCGGATCGATCGGCTCGACCTTCGTCACACTACCATCATGGGCGAACTCCGTGACACGCTCAGCATTCCGATCCGCGAGCGATGGCAGCAGATCGACGCCACTGTCGCCGATACGGAAATGGCCGGGCCGCTGAATGTCCCGATCGGCGCCCCGCT